Proteins co-encoded in one Papaver somniferum cultivar HN1 chromosome 5, ASM357369v1, whole genome shotgun sequence genomic window:
- the LOC113281968 gene encoding ethylene-responsive transcription factor ERF118-like: MPGPQKQLLNQDKVCKIEVVSKPVCTEMDVEELQQQQQQQKDAVRKVRVFCYDADATDNSDDDDERVEIRSGFSGYKRKIQEIQFSLTPYGPPVTADEIETSCQDSSSNAAAIAKTPTKRVSRTPHRKRRRVSGKSTQSPSGMKYRGVRQRKWGKWAAEIRDPFKGVRVWLGTFSSAEDASKAYQNAARKLELRKEKLDAASEIKDDDDNYTVDSTMDSTTSATGSTSSLYVPDESESLTSHSSPSSVLDVSTAASNVEEQVTSVKEVSEPITVTEQVEEQQLQVQPQEEKKQEEVQVQLPVPDLFNEPLIPASVERELDIGFELDSFLMNDFGQVFDDFGDWDDFQLLGFEEEQQNDLLNLDFDFKTEELAWMDEPLNLACPQVLQL; the protein is encoded by the coding sequence ATGCCTGGTCCTCAGAAACAGTTACTGAATCAAGATAAGGTCTGCAAGATAGAGGTAGTATCAAAACCAGTCTGTACTGAAATGGATGTTGAAGAActccaacaacagcagcagcagcaaaaggacGCAGTCAGGAAAGTTAGGGTCTTTTGTTATGATGCTGATGCCACAGATAATTCTGATGATGACGACGAAAGAGTTGAGATTAGAAGTGGGTTTTCTGGTTACAAGAGAAAAATTCAAGAGATTCAATTTTCATTGACCCCATATGGTCCACCAGTTACTGCTGATGAAATCGAGACTTCTTGTCAAGACAGTAGCAGCAATGCAGCTGCTATTGCTAAAACCCCAACTAAAAGGGTTTCCAGAACTCCTCATAGAAAGAGGAGGAGGGTTTCAGGAAAATCAACACAGAGTCCATCTGGTATGAAATACAGAGGGGTTAGACAAAGGAAATGGGGAAAATGGGCTGCTGAGATTAGAGATCCTTTCAAAGGTGTTAGAGTTTGGCTGGGTACTTTCAGTTCTGCTGAAGACGCTTCTAAAGCTTATCAAAATGCTGCCAGGAAGCTTGAACTACGAAAAGAAAAGTTAGATGCTGCTTCTGAGATAAAAGATGATGACGACAACTATActgtggattcaaccatggactCAACCACCTCCGCCACTGGTTCTACTTCTAGTCTGTATGTTCCAGATGAATCTGAGAGTCTTACATCTCATTCATCACCTTCATCGGTTCTTGATGTATCAACTGCAGCGTCAAATGTGGAAGAGCAAGTAACATCAGTAAAGGAAGTAAGCGAACCGATCACAGTGACAGAACAAGTGGAAGAACAACAGCTGCAAGTTCAACCACAAGAAGAGAAGAAACAGGAGGAAGTGCAGGTGCAGCTCCCTGTCCCTGATTTGTTTAATGAACCATTGATCCCAGCATCAGTAGAGCGTGAATTGGACATTGGCTTTGAGCTTGATTCATTCTTAATGAATGATTTCGGTCAAGTTTTCGATGACTTTGGAGACTGGGATGATTTTCAATTACTTGGTTttgaagaggaacaacaaaatgaTCTCCTAAATTTGGACTTTGATTTCAAAACCGAAGAACTGGCTTGGATGGATGAACCTCTAAATCTTGCTTGCCCACAAGTTTTGCAACTTTAG